The DNA sequence CGGCATCGAGGCGCAGGTCCTCTCCCCGCCGCCGGCCCTCATGCCCGCCGGCGGCGAGCGCGCCGTGCCGGGCATCGAGCCCGGTTTCGTGCTCTGCGTGGCACGGCTCATGCCGTACAAGAACGTCGACGCCGTCATCGCCGCTGTCAACTCCCTGCCCGACGTCCACCTCGTCGTGGTCGGCGCCGGGCCCGACCGGCCACGGCTGGAGGCCATGGCCGGCGAGCGCGTCCACCTCCTGGGCCGGGTCGACGACGACGAGCTGCGCTGGCTCTACCGCAACAGCGCCGCGCTCGCGGCCGCGTCGTACGAGGACTACGGCCTCTCCCCGCTCGAGGCCGGTGCCTTCGGCAAGCCCTCGGTCGTGCTCCGCGACGGCGGCTACCTCGACACGGTCGTCGAGGGCCGCAACGGCGTGTTCTTCGACGCCCCCCGGGCCGACGCCATCGCCGACGCCCTCGTCGAGGCCCTCGAGCGCCCCTGGGACCGCCGCCTCATCGAGATGCACGTGGCGCACTTCGGCATCGAGAGCTTCAACCACCGGCTGCGCCTGGCCGTCGGGACGTTCCTGCCGCAGTCGCTCACCGCGTCCCAGGCCGGCGGGAACCACCTCGCGACGTCGCTCGGCGCCGACGAGCCCATGGCCGCGCGGATCGCGGAGAAGCGCGTCTCGCGCGCGCGGCACCGAGCGGCGGCCTGATGACCCGGCGACCCGCCACGGCCGACCCACCGGGCGGCCTGCTCCTCGCGCAGCCGGACGGACCGCTCCTGGACGGGCGGGACCAGGGCGCGCCCGGCGACCACCACGCACCTGCCGACGGCGCACCTGACGTCCGCCGCACGCGCCGGGTACTGGTCGCCGTCGCCGCGCTCGTCGCGGTCCTCGGCGTGGTGCTCGTCGGTGCGGTCGTGACCGTCCAGCAGCGGGTGGGTGAGGCGGTGGAGTGGCTCGACGACCCGTTCCTCGCCCTGCCCTCCCGGCCGCCGGCGGCCGGCCAGCAGGCCCCGGACCCGGCCAAGGGCTCCACCGCCGTTGTCGCGACCGGTGCACCGCTGACCGCGCTGATCCTCGGCTCGGACAGCCGGATCTCGGCGGGCGACCCGGACCAGTGGGCCTACGGCGCCCAGCGCACCGACGCGATCATGCTCGCCCAGCTCTCCGGCGACCGGGAGAACCTCACCGTGATGTCGCTCCCGCGCGACTCCTGGGTCGACGTCCCGGGGTACGGGCAGGCGAAGCTCAACGCCGCGTTCTCCTGGGGCGGACCGACCCTGATGATCCAGA is a window from the Georgenia muralis genome containing:
- a CDS encoding glycosyltransferase → MLARAFPGSPMYTTLYDPKGTFPDFGEIDLRTSGLDRLSLLRRSHRLALPLLAPAVSSQKVVGDVLVASSTGWAHGYRGATHTVVYCHAPARWLYQRERYLGSHSNPGLAGRATHMVSAAALGGLSGRLRRWDARAAAHADLYLANSTVTQRAIAETYGIEAQVLSPPPALMPAGGERAVPGIEPGFVLCVARLMPYKNVDAVIAAVNSLPDVHLVVVGAGPDRPRLEAMAGERVHLLGRVDDDELRWLYRNSAALAAASYEDYGLSPLEAGAFGKPSVVLRDGGYLDTVVEGRNGVFFDAPRADAIADALVEALERPWDRRLIEMHVAHFGIESFNHRLRLAVGTFLPQSLTASQAGGNHLATSLGADEPMAARIAEKRVSRARHRAAA